GGTCAACCAGCAGATCCCCGCGCCGCTATACCGCGCGGTGGCCCAAGTGCTGACCTATGTTTTGCAACTGAAGGCGTTCCAGGCGGGTAGCCGCCGCAGCCGGCCCACCCTGCCGGACCTGCCGGTCCCCCGCGAACTGTCCGATCCCGAGCCCGCATCATGAACTCGCTGACCAAACTGCTTGCCGACATCGGCCGCCACAAGCTCGCCGCCCCGCTGTTCCTGCTCGCCATCCTGGCGATGGTGATGCTGCCCCTGCCGCCCTTGGCGCTGGACATGCTGTTCACCTTCAACATCGTGCTGGCCATCATCGTGATCCTGGTCAGCGTGTCGGCGCGGCGGCCGCTGGACTTCTCGGTGTTCCCCACCATCATCCTGGCCACCACGCTGCTCAGGCTGTCGCTGAACGTGGCGTCCACCCGGGTGGTGCTGCTGCACGGCCACGAGGGGACCCACGCCGCCGGCCGGGTGATCGAGGCCTTCGGCAATGTGGTGATAGGCGGCAACTTCGTCGTCGGCATGGTGGTGTTCGTCATCCTGATGATCATCAACTTCATGGTGGTGACCAAGGGTGCCGAGCGGATCTCCGAGGTGTCGGCCCGCTTCACGCTGGATGCGCTGCCGGGCAAGCAGATGGCGATCGACGCCGACCTCAACGCCGGCCTGATCAACCAGGAGCAGGCGCAGCAGCGGCGCCGCGACATCGCCACCGAGGCGGATTTCTACGGCGCGATGGACGGCGCGTCCAAATTCGTCCGCGGCGACGCCATCGCCGGCATCCTGATCCTGATCATCAACCTGTTCGGCGGCGTGGCCATCGGCGCGCTGATGCACAATCTGTCGATGGGCGACGCCTTCCGCCAGTACGCGCTGATGACCATAGGCGACGGCCTGGTGGCGCAGATTCCGGCGTTGCTGCTGTCTTCCGCCGCCGCCATCATCGTCACCCGCATCAACGACGAGGCCGACATGCCGCAGCAGGTGGGCAGCCAGATGCTGGCTTCGCCGACCGTGCTGATGAGCGCGGCCGGCATGATGCTGGTGCTGGCCATCATCCCCGGCATGCCGTGGCCCACCTTCCTCGGCTTCGCCGCGCTGCTCGGCTACGTGGCCTGGCGCATGCACGCCCGCCGGCCGGTCGCCGCCAGCACCCTGAACCAGGCGGCGGTGAAGTCGGCGCTGCAGGGCGAATCCGAGATCGAGCTGGAATGGAGCACCCTGCCCTACGCCGACACGCTGGGCATCGCGCTCGGCTACAAGCTGGTGGCGCTGCTGGACGCCGGCCAGGGCGCGCCGCTGACCAAGCGCGTCAAGGGCGTGCGACAGAGCCTGTCCGAGCAGATGGGATTGCTGCTGCCGACGGTGAATCTGCGCGACGACCTGCGTCTCAAGCCTTCCCAATACGCGATCCAGATCTCCGGCAACACCGTAGCCGAGGCCGAGGTTTACGCAGACCGGCTGATGGCGATTCCGTCGCCCGACGTTTACGGCGAGGTGGACGGCATCCCCGGCATCGACCCGGCCTTCGGCATGCCGGTCACCTGGATCGCCCTCGCCGACAAGAGCAAGGCGCTGGGCCTGGGCTATCAGGTGGTGGATTGCGCCAGCGTGATGGCCACCCACCTGAACAAAGTGATGCGCGAGAACCTGGCCGAGCTGTTCCGCCACGACGACGTGGCGGCGCTGGGCGAGCGGCTGGCGGCGCTGGCGCCCAAGCTTGCCGCCGCGCTGGGCCAGGCGCTGACGCCGGTGCAGCAGCTGCGCGTGTTCCGCCAGCTGCTGCAGGACAATGTGTCGCTGAAGGACATCGTGCCCATCGCCACCGCCCTGCTGGAAGCCAGCGACGCCAGCAAGGACCCCATCATGCTGGCGGCCGAGGTGCGCTGCGCGCTGAAACGCCAGATCGTCCAGGCCATCATCGGCCCGCGCGACGAGATCCGGGCCTTCAACCTGTCGGCCGACCTGGAAAACCTGCTGCTCTCCGCGCTGGGCCAGGCGCAGCAGACCGGCAAGCCGCAGCTGGACAGTTTCCCGATCGATCCCAACGTGTTGCAGCAGCTGCAAGCCAATATGCCGGTGGTCCGCGACCAGATGAAGCAGCTGGGCCAGGCGCCGGTGCTGCTGGTGATGCCCCAGATCCGCCCGCTGCTGGCCCGCTACGGCCGGCTGTTCGCGCCCGGCCTGCACGTGCTGTCGTACAACGAAGTGCCGGAAAACCGCCAGGTCAGCCTGACCGGCACCTTGGGCTGACGCGCTCGCATTTCTTGCGCCGGATGCCTGCCATCCGGCGCGAATCCCCCGGCCCTTTCAGGCCAGACCCTCCCCATCATGCCGCTTAGTGCATGATATTCATGGCCTTAGGCCAAAAATTCCGCGATTTCAATTGATGAAATGGGCCAGCTGCCCCTGAAATACAGGCGTACCTTTTCGCATGTTGTGAAAATGCAAATGCATGTTTCGCAAAATTAGGAAAAATTGCCAGTATGAGCATTTTTTGCACACATGTCGGCCGCATGGATGCTAGGATCGCCAATATGAAAATCATGTGACGGGACATCGCCATGACCACCCCCAAGTCCGCCAACGAAATCATCTGCGACAACATCCGCAAGCAGCTGGACCAGTTCCGCTGGCCGGAAGCGCAGCAAGCCAGCCTGATCGAACAGATCCTGGGATTGAGCACCTCCCAGGCATACCGCAAGCTGAACGGCAGTAGCCCCTGGCAGCTGGCCCAGGTGGAGCGCCTAGCCCAGTACTTCAACCTCCCGGCCTCCAGCCTGCTGGTCGACCACAGCCAGCAGGAAGGGCAGAGCCCGATGGACAACGAACTGCTGCCGGCCATCCTGCACCTGAACAACCAGAGCGGCGAGGCCCATTGCTGGATACAGCTGGGCGAACAGCTGGCCGACGACTCCTGCGCGCCGCTGTTCCTGGCCAAGCGCCTGCACGACTGT
This genomic window from Chromobacterium violaceum ATCC 12472 contains:
- a CDS encoding flagellar biosynthesis protein FlhA, coding for MNSLTKLLADIGRHKLAAPLFLLAILAMVMLPLPPLALDMLFTFNIVLAIIVILVSVSARRPLDFSVFPTIILATTLLRLSLNVASTRVVLLHGHEGTHAAGRVIEAFGNVVIGGNFVVGMVVFVILMIINFMVVTKGAERISEVSARFTLDALPGKQMAIDADLNAGLINQEQAQQRRRDIATEADFYGAMDGASKFVRGDAIAGILILIINLFGGVAIGALMHNLSMGDAFRQYALMTIGDGLVAQIPALLLSSAAAIIVTRINDEADMPQQVGSQMLASPTVLMSAAGMMLVLAIIPGMPWPTFLGFAALLGYVAWRMHARRPVAASTLNQAAVKSALQGESEIELEWSTLPYADTLGIALGYKLVALLDAGQGAPLTKRVKGVRQSLSEQMGLLLPTVNLRDDLRLKPSQYAIQISGNTVAEAEVYADRLMAIPSPDVYGEVDGIPGIDPAFGMPVTWIALADKSKALGLGYQVVDCASVMATHLNKVMRENLAELFRHDDVAALGERLAALAPKLAAALGQALTPVQQLRVFRQLLQDNVSLKDIVPIATALLEASDASKDPIMLAAEVRCALKRQIVQAIIGPRDEIRAFNLSADLENLLLSALGQAQQTGKPQLDSFPIDPNVLQQLQANMPVVRDQMKQLGQAPVLLVMPQIRPLLARYGRLFAPGLHVLSYNEVPENRQVSLTGTLG